CGCGTCTGTGTGGAGTTGGACACCTCGCTGCGGCTCCTGGGCGGCCGGGTGCGGATCGGCGCCCGCCGTTCCTCCCTGCACTCCCCCGCCCAGCTCGCCGAGCTGGCCCGCACGGTGACCCGTACGCCCGGCTTCCGGCTGGTCGGGATCATGGCGTACGAGGGGCACATCGCCGGTGTGGGCGACGCGGTGGCCGGGCAGCCGCTGCGGTCGCGGGCGGTGCGGCTGATGCAGTCGGCGGCCCGCCGTGAGCTGGCCGCACGGCGCGCGGAGGCCGTGCGCGCGGTGCGGGCGGTCGCGCCGGAACTGGAGTTCGTCAACGGCGGTGGCACGGGCAGCGTGCAGTACACGGCCGCCGAGGACGCGGTCACCGAGATCGCGGCCGGCTCGGGCCTGTACGTGCCGCGGTTGTTCGACAACTACACCTCGTTCCGGGGCCGTCCGGCCGCCCTGTTCGCCCTGCCCGTCGTGCGCCGGCCGGGCGTCGGCGTGGTGACGGTGCTCGGCGGCGGCTACCCGGCGTCGGGCGCGGCCGGCCGGGACCGGCTGCCCGTGCCGTATCTCCCCGAGGGGCTGCGCTACGACCCGCAGGAGGGCCCCGGCGAGGTGCAGACCCCGCTGCTCGGCTCCCCCGCCGACGATCTCCTGATCGGCGACAAGGTGTGGTTCCGGCACGCCAAGGCGGGCGAGCTGTGCGAGCGGTTCGACGCGCTGCACCTGGTCGAGGGCGACACCGTCACGGCGACCGTGCCGACGTACCGGGGCGAGGGGCACACCTTCCTCTGAACCGAGCGGTACCCGCGGCCGGTTCTACGCGTCCGGGCCGATGCTGCTGCCCACCCCGCCGTCCGCGGCCGCGTCGCCGACCGGGCGGATGCCCTTGGTGATCCGGTCCATGTCGGCGAGCGGCGGCCCGTCGGCGCCCGCGTCGAACGCGAAGCGGACGAGGACGGGCGCCTGGGAGCCCGTGCTGGAGGGGAAGGCGAGGGACTCGACGTAGCCGCCGGAGCCCTTCGCCGTGGTGACGCGCCAGCGCACGTAGTACCCGGCCCGCCCGGCCACCGCGATCTGGCCCTGGTCCACGAGGCGGTGGGACGTGATGCCTCCGTAGGGGCGGTCGCCGGCGCCGTCGCGGTCGTACTCGGCGTCCGCCGCGTCCTGGATGTCGCCCTTGGCGAGCGTCTCGGGGGTCGAGTCGTCGCCGGCCCGGGCCGTGCGGGACAGCACGCGGCCGTGCCGGCACACCCCGATCGAGTCGCCGGGGCACGGGTAGCTGCCGGGGGTGGTGAGCACGATGTCGTCCTCGGCGACGTTCTCGGGCCGGGTCCAGCCGTCGAGGACGGGGAAGGTGATGCCGTTGAGGTCGTCCACGACGACCGAGGAGTCGGCGGTGGCGGACGGCGAGGGTGCCCCGGCTCCGGTGGACTTCCCCGACGCGGCGGCCGGGGATCCGGGGTCCGACGCCGTGGCACCGGCCCGCCCGCCTCCGTCATCGCCGCCGTCGCCGCCGTCCCGGCCGAGGACGAACACCCCGGTCACCAGGCACACCACCAGTACGACCCCGGCCGCGACGAGGGCGACGACCCTGCCGCGGCGGGAACCGGAGGCTGGGGCGAAGTCGCCGGTGGGCACCACCGGCGGCTGCGGCCGTCCCTCCGGTGTGCGCCGGTGGTCGGTCCACGCGGTCCCGTCCCACCAGCGCTCGACCAGCGGGTACGACGGGTCCCGGTACCAGCCGGGCGGCGGCGCACTGCTCATCCCGGCACTGTAGAGCCTGCCCGGCCGGTCACCGGAGCGGTCCTCAGGAACTCGTCGCGGCCTCCGGCCCGTACACCGTGTCCTTCTGGTCCGGCACCACGGAGCCGTCGTCGCGGCGCACCGGTCCCCGGCCGCCGTCGGGCTCGTTGTACGCGGTCGTCGAGCAGGGGTACGGGTCGGCCTTGCGGGGCAGCGGGTCGATGAACATGGGGTTGATCACCCAGCGGCCGTCGGCGTCGTCGTAGGCCCGGCACATGATCTCGGCCTTGTTGCGGTTGAGGACGAGGTGCGCGCCGACCGCGTCGCCGACGAAGGTGACGTCGGTGTCGGCGTCGCCGCCGCCGATCACGATGCGGTGGGCCCGGTTCTGCTTCTTCCAGGCGGCGGCGCCGTGGACGCCGTAGATCTCCTGGTTGATCCAGCAGCGCTTGCCGTCGATGTACGGGATGGCCGTGCCCTTGTTGACCGGGACGTCGCCGCAGCCGGTGTTGTACGTGGTGATCCGGCCCCGGCGGTCCAGGACCGACCGGATGGCGACGGTGTGCGCGGCGTCGACGCCGACGCCCGGCGCCCACACCTCGGTGACGGGCTCGGAGCCGGCCGAGACGATCCAGACGTCGAAGCCCGCCTTCTTCAGCGTGCGGATCAGATCGCGCTGCTGCTCGTAGTAGCGGACGTAGCCCGGGATGGTGTGCGTGCCCAGCGTCTGAGTGGTGCCGACGGGTGCGGCCAGGGCCTCGGTGCGGGCCTGGCGCGCGTAGGAGGAGAGTTCCGCGACGGTGTGGCCGGCGAAGAGCTGCGGCACCCAGGCGTACTGGGGGACGGTGCGCCGGTGGTTCCAGGTGCCGGTGAAGGCGGCGGCGCCGCTCATGGTGGTGGCGTTCTCGCGGATCTCGAAGATCTCGTCGGTGCAGTCGGTGTCGGTGGAGGTCGGCAGGGGCGCGCCGACGGGTACGTCGGTGCCGCACGCCTCGGTGAGCGCCCGGTCGGCGGCGTCGGTGAGCCAGGCGCTGGTGTCCTTCCAGCGCGCGGGGCGCAGGATCTTGTCGTGCTTGAGGGACCAGGCGAGGGTGGCGTCGGTGACGTCGTTCTTGGTGATCGTGTTGTCCCAGTCGAACGCCGCGACCGGGCGGTGACCGTGGTGCCGGCCGCCGTAACAGGTGCCGTAGGCGTCGATGACCTGCTGGAGCCGTTCGCGGTTGGCGCCGTACCAGTCGGTGGTCAGCCGCGGGCAGTTGTCGTGGGCGGCCGTGGCGTGGATGTTGTCCGTCGTGTCCGCGGGTGCGGCGGCCGCCGCGGCCGACGGTGCGGCCGCCAGGGCGGCGGCCGCGGCGAGGGTTGCTGTCGTCCGGATGATCGTGGGGGTGATCGCTCGTCGGAGTCGCATGGGACCGGGACGCTACACCCGCGGACCGCCGTGACTACAGAGGCGTGACGTAGGCCCCCGAGATTCCGCCGTCCACCAGGAAGTCGGTGGCGTTGACGAAGGAGGAGTCGTCGCTGGCGAGGAAGGCGACGGCGGCTGCGATCTCCTCGGCCTCCGCGAACCGGCCGAGCGGGATGTGCACCAGGCGGCGGGCGGCGCGCTCGGGGTCCTTGGCGAACAGCTCCCGCAGCAGCGGGGTGTTGACGGGTCCCGGGCACAGCGCGTTGACGCGGATGCCCTCGCGGGCGAACTGCACGCCCAGTTCGCGGGACATGGCGAGGACGCCGCCCTTGGATGCGGTGTACGAGATCTGGCTGGTGGCGGCGCCCATCCGGGCCACGAACGACGCCGTGTTGATGATGGAGCCCCGGCCCTGGCGCCGCATGTGGGGCAGGGCGGCCTTGCAGCACAGATAGACGGAGGTGAGGTTGACCTCCTGGACCCGCTTCCAGGCCTCCAGGCCGGTCTCCAGGATGGAGTCGTCGTCGGGCGGGGAGATGCCCGCGTTGTTGAAGGCGACGTCGACCGAGCCGTAGGTGTCGTGGGCGGCCCGGAACAGCGCCTCGACCTGGTCGGGGTCGGTGACGTCGACGGGGACGAAGAGGCCGCCGGTCTCCTCGGCGGCGGCCCGGCCGCGGGTCTCGTCCACGTCGCCGCAGACGACGTGGGCGCCCTCCGAGGCGAGCCGGCGGGCGGCGGCGAGGCCGATGCCGCTGCCGGCTCCGGTGACGACGGCGGTACGGCCGACGAGTCGGCGGCAGATGACGTCCTGGGACGTGTCGGTCGTGTCGCTCACTGTGCGGGGCCCTCCGTGGAGATGAAGACGTTCTTGGTCTCGGTGAACGCGGTCAGGGCGTCCGGGCCCAGCTCACGGCCGATACCGGACTGCTTGTAGCCGCCGAACGGGGTCCAGTAGCGGACGCTGGAGTGGGAGTTGACGGACAGGTTCCCGGCCCGGACCGCGCCCGAGACGCGCAGCGCACGCCCGACGTCACGGGTCCAGATCGAGCCCGACAGGCCGTAGGGCGTGGCGTTGGCGAGACGGATCGCGTCGGCCTCGTCGTCGAAGGGGAGGACGACGGCGACGGGGCCGAAGACTTCCTCGACGGCGACGCGCGCCCCGGCGTCGACACCGGTGAGGACGGTGGGCGGGAACCAGAAGCCGGGGCCCTCGGGTGCCGTGCCGCGCAGGCCGGGGGCGCCGGGGTCGACGTAGGACCGGACGCGGGCGAGCTGGGCGGCGGAGATCAGCGGGCCCATGTCGGTGGCCGCGTCGGCGGGGTCGCCGACGCGGACGGCCTCGATCGCGGGGGCGAGCAGGTCCAGGAAGCGGTCGTGGACGGAGCGCTGGACGAGGATGCGGGTGCGGGCGCAGCAGTCCTGGCCGCAGTTGTCGAGGAAGGACATCGGCGCGGCGGCCGCGGCCGCTTCGAGGTCGGCGTCGGCGAAGACGAGGTTGGGGCTCTTGCCGCCGAGTTCGAGGGTGATCCGCTTGAGGTGCGCCGCGCCCTTCGTCCACACCTGTCTGCCGACGGCCGTCGAGCCGGTGAAGACGATCTTCGCCACGTCGGGGTGGTCGACGAGGGCGGCGCCCGCGACCGGTCCGTGGCCGGGCAGCACCTGGAACAGGTGTTCCGGCAGCCCGGCCTCCAGGGCGAGTTCGGCGAGGCGGAGCGCGGTGAGCGGGGTGGTCTCGGCGGGTTTGAGGAGGACGGCGTTGCCGGCCGCGAGGGCGGGGGCGGTGCCCCAGGCGGCGATGGGCAGGGGGAAGTTCCAGGGCGCGATGACGCCGACGACGCCGAGCGGTTCGAGGATCGTGACGTCCAGGCCGCCGGGGACGGGGATCTGGCGGCCGGTGAGCCGTTCCACTCCCCCGGCCGCGTAGTCGAGCAGATCGCGGACGTTGCCGGCCTCCCAGCGGGCGTTGCCGACGGTGTGTCCGGCCTCGCGCACCTCCAGGGCGGCCAGTTCGTCGACATGCGCGTCGACGGTGGCGGCGAAGCGGCGCAGCAGCCGGGCGCGGTCGCCGGGGGCGAGGGCCGCCCAGCGTTCCTGCGCCCGCCCGGCCCGTACGACCGCCGCGTCCACGTCGGCGGGGCTCGCGGCCGGGACGGTGGCGAGGAGTTCCCCGGTGGCGGGGTTGAGCACCCGGAGCGCGCCCCGCGGTTGTTCGTTCAGCGTGTCCACGGCGGGCCTCTCACATGCGTTCGAAGGAGCGGCGCAGCTCCCAGTCGGTCACCGCGGCGTCGAACGCGGCGAGTTCGACGCGCGCCATGTTGCGGTAGTGGTCGACGACCTCGTCGCCGAAGGCGGCGCGGGCGATCGGGCTGTGCTCCCACAGCTCGGCCGCCTCGCGCAGGGTGGTGGGCACGTGCGCGTAGTCGGCGGCGTAGGCGTTGCCCGTGCAGGGCTCGGGGAGGTCGAGGCGGTGCTCGATGCCGTACAGCCCGGCGGCGACCATTCCGGCGACGGCGAGGTAGGGGTTGACGTCGCCGCCCGGCACCCGGTTCTCGAACCGCCGGGAGTGGCCGTGGCCGACGACCCGCAGCGCACAGGTGCGGTTGTCGTGGCCCCAGGCGACGGCGGTGGGGGCGAAGGAGCCGGGCTGGAACCGTTTGTAGCTGTTGATGTGGGGTGCGTAGAGGAGGGTGAAGTCGCGGAGCGCGGCGAGCTGTCCGGCCAGGAAGTGCCGCATGGTCTGCGACATGCCCTCGGGTCCGTCGCCGTCCATCACGTTGGCGCCGTCGGCGTCGGTGAGGGAGAGGTGGATGTGGCAGGAGTTGCCCTCGCGCTCGTTGTACTTGGCCATGAAGGTGAGCGAGACGCCCTCCTGGGCGGCGATCTCCTTGGCACCGGTCTTGTAGAGGGCGTGCTGGTCGCAGGTGACCAGGGCCTCGTCGTAGCGGAAGGCGATCTCGTGCTGGCCGGGGTTGCACTCACCCTTGGCGGACTCGACGGTGAGCCCGGCGCCCGCCATCTCGTTGCGGATGCGGCGCAGCAGGGGTTCGACGCGGCCGGTGCCGAGGATCGAGTAGTCGACGTTGTACTGGTTGGCCGGGGTGAGGCCGCGGTAGCCGGCGTCCCAGGCCTGTTCGTAGGTGTCCTTGAAGACGATGAACTCCAGCTCGGTGCCGATCTGCGCGCGCCAGCCGTGTGCGGCGAGACGTTCGAGTCCGTGGCGCAGGATCTGGCGGGGCGCGGGGACGACCGGTGAGCCGTCGTGCCAGGTGAGGTCGGCGAGGGCGAGCGCGGTGCCCTCGTGCCAGGGGACACGGCGCAGGGTGGCGAGGTCGGGGCGCAGCACGAAGTCGCCGTAGCCCCGCTCCCAGGACGACATCGCGTAGCCGTCGACGGTGTTCATGTCGGCGTCGACGGCGAGGAGGTAGTTGCAGCCCTCGGTGCCGTGCTCCAGGACCTCGTCGCAGAAGAAGCGCGCGGCGAACCGCTTGCCCTGGAGCCGCCCCTGCATGTCGGGGAAGGCCAGGACGACGGTGTCGATCTCGCCGCCCGCGACGAGGGCGTGCAGCTCCTCGGCGGCGAGCGGGGGTGTGCGGTCTGCCACGGGAAGTCCTCCTAGGTCAGCCGGGAGCCCTAAGGTATGGCTTGAGACCATTGCCTGGGAAGGGGGTGCCGCGCATGTCGCAGGACGGGGCGGGCGAGCCGTGGGGCGGTCCGGCTCCTGGGCGGGACCGGCTGGCGGCGGTGCTGCGGCCG
The DNA window shown above is from Streptomyces sp. NBC_00670 and carries:
- a CDS encoding amino acid deaminase/aldolase, with the protein product MTARAADRARYDRATAALDAPVAIVDLAAFDANADDILRRAAGKPVRVASKSVRCRALLERVLAREGFAGVMSYTLAESLWLARSGFEDVLLAYPSADRAAYAELTGDPKLAAAVTVMIDDPAQLRLIDDARAGGTEEVRVCVELDTSLRLLGGRVRIGARRSSLHSPAQLAELARTVTRTPGFRLVGIMAYEGHIAGVGDAVAGQPLRSRAVRLMQSAARRELAARRAEAVRAVRAVAPELEFVNGGGTGSVQYTAAEDAVTEIAAGSGLYVPRLFDNYTSFRGRPAALFALPVVRRPGVGVVTVLGGGYPASGAAGRDRLPVPYLPEGLRYDPQEGPGEVQTPLLGSPADDLLIGDKVWFRHAKAGELCERFDALHLVEGDTVTATVPTYRGEGHTFL
- a CDS encoding DUF2510 domain-containing protein, coding for MSSAPPPGWYRDPSYPLVERWWDGTAWTDHRRTPEGRPQPPVVPTGDFAPASGSRRGRVVALVAAGVVLVVCLVTGVFVLGRDGGDGGDDGGGRAGATASDPGSPAAASGKSTGAGAPSPSATADSSVVVDDLNGITFPVLDGWTRPENVAEDDIVLTTPGSYPCPGDSIGVCRHGRVLSRTARAGDDSTPETLAKGDIQDAADAEYDRDGAGDRPYGGITSHRLVDQGQIAVAGRAGYYVRWRVTTAKGSGGYVESLAFPSSTGSQAPVLVRFAFDAGADGPPLADMDRITKGIRPVGDAAADGGVGSSIGPDA
- a CDS encoding haloacid dehalogenase-like hydrolase encodes the protein MRLRRAITPTIIRTTATLAAAAALAAAPSAAAAAAPADTTDNIHATAAHDNCPRLTTDWYGANRERLQQVIDAYGTCYGGRHHGHRPVAAFDWDNTITKNDVTDATLAWSLKHDKILRPARWKDTSAWLTDAADRALTEACGTDVPVGAPLPTSTDTDCTDEIFEIRENATTMSGAAAFTGTWNHRRTVPQYAWVPQLFAGHTVAELSSYARQARTEALAAPVGTTQTLGTHTIPGYVRYYEQQRDLIRTLKKAGFDVWIVSAGSEPVTEVWAPGVGVDAAHTVAIRSVLDRRGRITTYNTGCGDVPVNKGTAIPYIDGKRCWINQEIYGVHGAAAWKKQNRAHRIVIGGGDADTDVTFVGDAVGAHLVLNRNKAEIMCRAYDDADGRWVINPMFIDPLPRKADPYPCSTTAYNEPDGGRGPVRRDDGSVVPDQKDTVYGPEAATSS
- a CDS encoding 3-oxoacyl-ACP reductase; this translates as MSDTTDTSQDVICRRLVGRTAVVTGAGSGIGLAAARRLASEGAHVVCGDVDETRGRAAAEETGGLFVPVDVTDPDQVEALFRAAHDTYGSVDVAFNNAGISPPDDDSILETGLEAWKRVQEVNLTSVYLCCKAALPHMRRQGRGSIINTASFVARMGAATSQISYTASKGGVLAMSRELGVQFAREGIRVNALCPGPVNTPLLRELFAKDPERAARRLVHIPLGRFAEAEEIAAAVAFLASDDSSFVNATDFLVDGGISGAYVTPL
- a CDS encoding aldehyde dehydrogenase family protein, which encodes MNEQPRGALRVLNPATGELLATVPAASPADVDAAVVRAGRAQERWAALAPGDRARLLRRFAATVDAHVDELAALEVREAGHTVGNARWEAGNVRDLLDYAAGGVERLTGRQIPVPGGLDVTILEPLGVVGVIAPWNFPLPIAAWGTAPALAAGNAVLLKPAETTPLTALRLAELALEAGLPEHLFQVLPGHGPVAGAALVDHPDVAKIVFTGSTAVGRQVWTKGAAHLKRITLELGGKSPNLVFADADLEAAAAAAPMSFLDNCGQDCCARTRILVQRSVHDRFLDLLAPAIEAVRVGDPADAATDMGPLISAAQLARVRSYVDPGAPGLRGTAPEGPGFWFPPTVLTGVDAGARVAVEEVFGPVAVVLPFDDEADAIRLANATPYGLSGSIWTRDVGRALRVSGAVRAGNLSVNSHSSVRYWTPFGGYKQSGIGRELGPDALTAFTETKNVFISTEGPAQ
- a CDS encoding glutamine synthetase family protein; its protein translation is MADRTPPLAAEELHALVAGGEIDTVVLAFPDMQGRLQGKRFAARFFCDEVLEHGTEGCNYLLAVDADMNTVDGYAMSSWERGYGDFVLRPDLATLRRVPWHEGTALALADLTWHDGSPVVPAPRQILRHGLERLAAHGWRAQIGTELEFIVFKDTYEQAWDAGYRGLTPANQYNVDYSILGTGRVEPLLRRIRNEMAGAGLTVESAKGECNPGQHEIAFRYDEALVTCDQHALYKTGAKEIAAQEGVSLTFMAKYNEREGNSCHIHLSLTDADGANVMDGDGPEGMSQTMRHFLAGQLAALRDFTLLYAPHINSYKRFQPGSFAPTAVAWGHDNRTCALRVVGHGHSRRFENRVPGGDVNPYLAVAGMVAAGLYGIEHRLDLPEPCTGNAYAADYAHVPTTLREAAELWEHSPIARAAFGDEVVDHYRNMARVELAAFDAAVTDWELRRSFERM